The following are encoded together in the Vigna unguiculata cultivar IT97K-499-35 chromosome 2, ASM411807v1, whole genome shotgun sequence genome:
- the LOC114173570 gene encoding cleavage and polyadenylation specificity factor subunit 3-II isoform X1 yields MAIETLVLGAGQEVGKSCVVVTINGKRIMFDCGMHMGFLDHRRYPDFTLVDPNQDFNSAITCIIITHFHLDHVGALAYFTEVCGYNGPIYMTYPTKALAPLMLEDYRKVMVDRRGEEELFSSDQIAECMKKVIAVDLRQTVQVDEDLQIRAYYAGHVIGAAMFYAKVGDAEMVYTGDYNMTPDRHLGAAQIDRLRLDLLITESTYATTIRDSRYAREREFLKAVHKCVSSGGKVLIPTFAVGRAQELCILLEDYWERMNLKVPIYFSAGLTVQVNAYYKMLISWTSQKIKDTYSKHNAFDFKNVQKFERSMINAPGPCVLFATPGMISGGFSLEVFKQWAVSENNLVTLPGYCMAGTIGHKLMSDKRAKVDLDANTRIDVRCQVHQLAFSPHTDSKGIMDLVNFLAPKHVILVHGEKHKMASLKEKIHSEFGIQCYDPANNETICIPSTHYVNAEASHSFIRSCLSPNFTFQKCSSVDICNSSTIDKSLMPMLQVEDERVSEGVFVVEKGKKAKIVHKDELLLMLEEPKHEQ; encoded by the exons ATGGCGATTGAAACGCTAGTGTTAG GCGCTGGTCAAGAAGTTGGGAAGAGTTGCGTGGTGGTAACCATCAATGGCAAGCGAATCATGTTCGATTGTGGAATGCATATGGGCTTCTTGGACCATCGTCGTTACCCTGATTTCACCCTTGTTGACCCCAATCAAGATTTCAACTCTGCCATCACTTGCATCATCATCACTCACTT TCATTTGGATCATGTTGGCGCTTTAGCTTACTTCACTGAAGTTTGTGGGTATAATGGACCAATTTACATGACA tACCCTACAAAAGCTTTGGCTCCTTTGATGTTGGAAGACTATCGCAAAGTGATGGTTGATCGCCGGGGTGAGGAAGAGCTATTTTCATCTGATCAAATTGCTGAGTGCATGAAGAAGG TTATTGCTGTTGATTTGAGGCAGACTGTACAAGTAGATGAAGACTTGCAGATACGTGCCTATTATGCAGGACAT GTTATTGGAGCTGCAATGTTCTATGCAAAAGTTGGAGATGCAGAAATGGTTTACACTGGAGACTACAATATGACACCAGATAGACACCTTGGAGCAGCTCAAATTGATCGATTACGACTTGACCTTCTTATAACTGA ATCCACATATGCGACTACAATTCGTGATTCAAGATATGCCCGAGAGAGAGAATTCCTCAAAGCT gttCATAAATGTGTATCAAGTGGAGGCAAGGTGCTTATTCCAACATTTGCTGTTGGAAGAGCTCAG GAACTATGCATTTTGTTGGAGGACTACTGGGAACGTATGAATTTGAAGGTTCCTATCTATTTCTCAGCAG GATTAACAGTCCAAGTTAATGCGTATTATAAAATGCTTATTAGTTGGACAAGCCAGAAGATTAAAGATACATACTCTAAACATAATGCTTTCGATTTTAAGAATg TTCAAAAGTTTGAGAGGTCTATGATAAATGCTCCTGGTCCTTGTGTTCTTTTCGCTACTCCTGGGATGATAAGCGGTGGATTTTCGCTTGAAGTTTTTAAGCAGTGGGCAGTGTCAGAAAATAACCTTGTCACTTTGCCGGG GTATTGTATGGCTGGAACGATAGGTCATAAATTAATGTCAGATAAGCGGGCCAAAGTTGATCTGGACGCTAATACAAGAATAGATGTGCGATGCCAG GTTCATCAATTAGCTTTTAGTCCTCACACTGATTCTAAAGGGATAATGGATCTTGTAAATTTTCTCGCCCCCAAGCATGTTATACTAGTGCATGGGGAGAAGCATAAGATGGCTTCCCTTAAAGAAAAGATTCATTCTGAATTTGGGATTCAATGTTATGATCCTGCAAACAACGAAACCATATGCATTCCTTCAACTCACTATGTAAATGCAGAAGCCTCACACTCTTTCATCAGAAGCTGCTTGAGTCCGAACTTCACATTTCAGAAATGCAGTTCGGTGGACATATGTAACTCTTCTACGATAGACAAAAGCTTAATGCCTATGCTCCAAGTCGAAGATGAAAGGGTATCAGAGGGAGTTTTTGTTGTGGAGAAGGGTAAAAAGGCAAAGATTGTACACAAGGACGAACTTTTGCTTATGTTGGAGGAACCGAAGCACGAACAATGA
- the LOC114173570 gene encoding cleavage and polyadenylation specificity factor subunit 3-II isoform X2: protein MLEDYRKVMVDRRGEEELFSSDQIAECMKKVIAVDLRQTVQVDEDLQIRAYYAGHVIGAAMFYAKVGDAEMVYTGDYNMTPDRHLGAAQIDRLRLDLLITESTYATTIRDSRYAREREFLKAVHKCVSSGGKVLIPTFAVGRAQELCILLEDYWERMNLKVPIYFSAGLTVQVNAYYKMLISWTSQKIKDTYSKHNAFDFKNVQKFERSMINAPGPCVLFATPGMISGGFSLEVFKQWAVSENNLVTLPGYCMAGTIGHKLMSDKRAKVDLDANTRIDVRCQVHQLAFSPHTDSKGIMDLVNFLAPKHVILVHGEKHKMASLKEKIHSEFGIQCYDPANNETICIPSTHYVNAEASHSFIRSCLSPNFTFQKCSSVDICNSSTIDKSLMPMLQVEDERVSEGVFVVEKGKKAKIVHKDELLLMLEEPKHEQ, encoded by the exons ATGTTGGAAGACTATCGCAAAGTGATGGTTGATCGCCGGGGTGAGGAAGAGCTATTTTCATCTGATCAAATTGCTGAGTGCATGAAGAAGG TTATTGCTGTTGATTTGAGGCAGACTGTACAAGTAGATGAAGACTTGCAGATACGTGCCTATTATGCAGGACAT GTTATTGGAGCTGCAATGTTCTATGCAAAAGTTGGAGATGCAGAAATGGTTTACACTGGAGACTACAATATGACACCAGATAGACACCTTGGAGCAGCTCAAATTGATCGATTACGACTTGACCTTCTTATAACTGA ATCCACATATGCGACTACAATTCGTGATTCAAGATATGCCCGAGAGAGAGAATTCCTCAAAGCT gttCATAAATGTGTATCAAGTGGAGGCAAGGTGCTTATTCCAACATTTGCTGTTGGAAGAGCTCAG GAACTATGCATTTTGTTGGAGGACTACTGGGAACGTATGAATTTGAAGGTTCCTATCTATTTCTCAGCAG GATTAACAGTCCAAGTTAATGCGTATTATAAAATGCTTATTAGTTGGACAAGCCAGAAGATTAAAGATACATACTCTAAACATAATGCTTTCGATTTTAAGAATg TTCAAAAGTTTGAGAGGTCTATGATAAATGCTCCTGGTCCTTGTGTTCTTTTCGCTACTCCTGGGATGATAAGCGGTGGATTTTCGCTTGAAGTTTTTAAGCAGTGGGCAGTGTCAGAAAATAACCTTGTCACTTTGCCGGG GTATTGTATGGCTGGAACGATAGGTCATAAATTAATGTCAGATAAGCGGGCCAAAGTTGATCTGGACGCTAATACAAGAATAGATGTGCGATGCCAG GTTCATCAATTAGCTTTTAGTCCTCACACTGATTCTAAAGGGATAATGGATCTTGTAAATTTTCTCGCCCCCAAGCATGTTATACTAGTGCATGGGGAGAAGCATAAGATGGCTTCCCTTAAAGAAAAGATTCATTCTGAATTTGGGATTCAATGTTATGATCCTGCAAACAACGAAACCATATGCATTCCTTCAACTCACTATGTAAATGCAGAAGCCTCACACTCTTTCATCAGAAGCTGCTTGAGTCCGAACTTCACATTTCAGAAATGCAGTTCGGTGGACATATGTAACTCTTCTACGATAGACAAAAGCTTAATGCCTATGCTCCAAGTCGAAGATGAAAGGGTATCAGAGGGAGTTTTTGTTGTGGAGAAGGGTAAAAAGGCAAAGATTGTACACAAGGACGAACTTTTGCTTATGTTGGAGGAACCGAAGCACGAACAATGA
- the LOC114173834 gene encoding 40S ribosomal protein S2-4-like produces the protein MAERGGGDRGGFGRGFGGRGRGGDRGRGRRRGPRREEEEKWVPVTKLGRLVKEGRIRSLEQIYLHSLPIKEHQIIDTLVGPTLKDEVMKITPVQKQTRAGQRTRFKAFVVVGDGNGHVGLGVKCSKEVATAIRGAIILAKLSVIPVRRGYWGNKIGKPHTVPCKVTGKCGSVTVRMVPAPRGSGIVAARVPKKVLQFAGIDDVFTSSRGSTKTLGNFVKATFDCLMKTYGFLTPEFWKETRFTKSPFQEYTDLLAKPTGKTLILEEERVDA, from the exons ATGGCAGAACGTGGAGGTGGTGACCGCGGCGGTTTCGGGCGTGGCTTCGGCGGGCGCGGGCGTGGCGGTGACAGGGGTCGTGGACGCCGCCGAGGTCCTCGCCGTGAAGAGGAGGAGAAGTGGGTCCCTGTTACGAAGCTCGGTCGTCTGGTGAAAGAGGGCAGAATCCGAAGCTTGGAGCAGATCTACCTCCACTCCCTTCCCATCAAGGAACACCAAATCATTGACACCCTCGTGGGTCCCACCCTCAAGGACGAGGTCATGAAAATCACGCCGGTCCAGAAACAGACCAGGGCCGGTCAGCGAACCCGGTTCAAGGCCTTCGTCGTTGTCGGCGACGGTAATGGCCACGTGGGTCTTGGCGTTAAGTGCAGCAAGGAGGTGGCCACCGCAATTCGCGGCGCCATCATTCTGGCGAAGCTTTCCGTTATCCCTGTTAGGAGAGGGTACTGGGGGAACAAGATCGGTAAGCCCCACACTGTTCCGTGCAAGGTTACGGGCAAGTGTGGGTCCGTTACCGTGAGGATGGTTCCCGCCCCTCGGGGTTCCGGAATCGTGGCGGCTAGGGTTCCCAAGAAGGTGCTGCAGTTCGCTGGAATTGATGATGTTTTCACCTCTTCCAGAGGATCCACCAAGACCCTTGGCAACTTCGTTAAG GCCACTTTTGATTGCTTGATGAAAACATATGGATTCCTGACACCAGAATTCTGGAAGGAGACTCGCTTTACCAAATCCCCATTCCAAGAGTACACAGATCTGTTGGCAAAACCAACAGGGAAGACCCTTATCTTGGAGGAGGAAAGGGTGGATGCTTGA
- the LOC114174414 gene encoding uncharacterized protein LOC114174414, giving the protein MGTREEPVSWANFRIRFLEKYFPDTARQDREAEFLALQQGDMTVEEYVNKFEHLARYSSQNIIEEWKCLKFERGLRHELKRVVTPLRERRFPVLVEQAKSAEHLEESPGPVVSKHQKNVVEARQMKNPYSKPQTSQGPSCYQCGGPHQKRNCPQLVGGVGGSGDRCKCFIGDKPGHFANNCLEKKSLGAKKPAASLAERARAAGRVFALTTTEATQLGNLILEPCVLFGKVVLVLFDYGATHSFISDACVTKLSLEKRDLDCELLVSTPSSGQVATSSVCVGYLMEVVGRGFK; this is encoded by the coding sequence ATGGGGACTAGGGAAGAGCCAGTGTCTTGGGCCAATTTCAGGATTCGTTTCCTGGAGAAGTACTTTCCAGATACAGCAAGACAGGACAGGGAGGCTGAATTCCTGGCATTGCAGCAAGGAGACATGACAGTGGAGGAGTATGTTAACAAATTTGAGCACTTGGCGAGGTATTCCTCACAGAACATCATCGAGGAGTGGAAATGTTTAAAGTTTGAGCGAGGACTCAGACATGAGCTAAAGAGGGTGGTAACACCTTTGAGAGAGAGAAGATTTCCTGTTTTGGTGGAACAGGCCAAGAGTGCGGAGCACCTTGAGGAGAGCCCTGGTCCCGTTGTAAGCAAACATCAGAAAAATGTCGTTGAGGCTAGGCAGATGAAAAATCCTTATAGCAAACCACAGACATCCCAGGGTCCCTCTTGCTACCAGTGTGGTGGACCCCATCAGAAAAGGAATTGTCCTCAGCTGGTAGGTGGAGTAGGAGGGTCAGGCGACCGTTGCAAGTGCTTTATAGGCGACAAACCGGGACACTTCGCCAACAATTGCCTAGAAAAAAAGAGTCTTGGCGCGAAGAAACCAGCAGCATCACTAGCAGAACGAGCTAGAGCAGCTGGCAGAGTCTTTGCCCTGACCACCACCGAGGCTACACAGTTGGGTAATCTTATTCTTGAACCTTGTGTATTGTTTGGTAAAGTAGTATTGGTATTGTTTGATTATGGAGCAACACATTCCTTTATTTCTGATGCATGTGTGACAAAACTGAGCTTGGAGAAACGTGACTTGGATTGTGAGTTGTTGGTTTCAACTCCATCTTCGGGTCAGGTGGCTACCAGTTCGGTCTGTGTAGGTTATTTAATGGAAGTGGTGGGCCGTGGGTTCAAGTGA